In a single window of the Zea mays cultivar B73 chromosome 5, Zm-B73-REFERENCE-NAM-5.0, whole genome shotgun sequence genome:
- the LOC100276421 gene encoding E3 ubiquitin-protein ligase GW2 (The RefSeq protein has 1 substitution compared to this genomic sequence), with translation MGNRIGGRRKSGVEERFTRPQGLYDHKDIDQKKLRKLILEAKLAPCYPGADDAAPGGGDLEECPICFLYYPSLNRSKCCSKGICTECFLQMKPTHTARPTQCPFCKTPNYAVEYRGVKTKEERSIEQFEEQKVIEAQLRMRQKELQDEEAKMRRKQGRCSSSRTVTPTTEVEYRDICSTSFSVPSYQCTEQGNECCSSEPSCSSQANRRPFHSRHNRDDNVDMNLENMMVMEAIWRSIQQEQGHLVNPVCGSYFPVIEPPSRERQAFLPAAPLEMPHPGGYSCVAALAEHQPPSMDFSYMAGSSTYPVFDMIRRPCNMSSGSLCSVENSSLDTWSGMAPNYSRGVVREEGECSTDHWSEGAEAGTSYAGSDIMVDAGAMQPLPFAENFTMAPSHFRPESIEEQMMFSMAVSLAEGHHGRTQAQGLAWL, from the exons ATGGGGAACCGGATAGGCGGGCGGCGCAAGTCGGGGGTGGAGGAGCGGTTCACGCGGCCGCAGGGTCTCTACGACCACAAGGACATCGACCAGAAGAAGCTGCGCAAGctcatcctcgaggccaagctcgCGCCCTGCtacccgggcgccgacgacgccgCGCCCGGCGGAGGGGACCTCGAGGAGTGCCCCATCTGCTTCCTG TACTACCCAAGCCTCAACCGTTCAAAGTGTTGCTCAAAGGGGATATGTACAG AGTGTTTTCTTCAAATGAAACCAACTCATACTGCTCGACCTACACA GTGCCCATTCTGCAAAACGCCTAATTATGCTGTGGAGTATCGTGGTGTGAAAACAAAGGAGGAAAGGAGCATAGAGCAGTTT GAAGAACAGAAAGTCATAGAAGCACAGTTGAGGATGCGCCAAAAAGAACTCCAAGATGAAGAAGCTAAAATGAGAAGAAAACAGGGCAGGTGTTCTTCTAGCAGAACGGTAACACCAACAACAGAAGTTGAGTATCGAGATATTTGCAGCACATCCTTTTCAG TGCCATCATATCAATGTACTGAGCAAGGAAATGAATGCTGTTCATCTGAACCTTCATGCTCTAGCCAGGCTAACAGGCGGCCTTTCCATTCTAGACACAACCG TGATGATAATGTTGACATGAATCTGGAGAACATGATGGTTATGGAAGCAATTTGGCGTTCCATTCAG CAGGAACAAGGACATCTAGTAAATCCTGTTTGTGGCAGCTACTTTCCTGTAATTGAGCCACCATCACGTGAAAGGCAGGCATTTCTTCCGGCTGCTCCTCTAGAAATGCCTCATCCAGGTGGATACTCTTGTGTTGCGGCTTTGGCTGAGCACCAGCCACCAAGCATGGATTTCTCTTACATGGCTGGCAGTAGCACATACCCAGTCTTTGACATGATCCGCCGACCGTGCAACATGTCTAGTGGAAGCTTGTGCAGCGTCGAGAACAGTTCACTAGACACCTGGAGCGGGATGGCACCAAATTGCAGCAGAGGAGTGGTAAGAGAGGAGGGAGAGTGCTCAACCGACCACTGGTCGGAGGGTGCGGAGGCGGGAACAAGCTATGCCGGATCGGACATCATGGTGGATGCAGGGGCCATGCAACCGCTGCCTTTCGCTGAGAATTTCACCATGGCTCCAAGCCACTTCCGCCCGGAGAGCATCGAGGAGCAGATGATGTTTTCCATGGCCGTGTCACTAGCAGAAGGTCATCATGGTAGGACGCAAGCGCAAGGTCTGGCATGGTTGTAA
- the LOC100276421 gene encoding E3 ubiquitin-protein ligase GW2 isoform X1, translating into MGNRIGGRRKSGVEERFTRPQGLYDHKDIDQKKLRKLILEAKLAPCYPGADDAAPGGGDLEECPICFLYYPSLNRSKCCSKGICTECFLQMKPTHTARPTQCPFCKTPNYAVEYRGVKTKEERSIEQFEEQKVIEAQLRMRQKELQDEEAKMRRKQGRCSSSRTVTPTTEVEYRDICSTSFSVPSYQCTEQGNECCSSEPSCSSQANRRPFHSRHNRDDNVDMNLENMMVMEAIWRSIQEQGHLVNPVCGSYFPVIEPPSRERQAFLPAAPLEMPHPGGYSCVAALAEHQPPSMDFSYMAGSSTYPVFDMIRRPCNMSSGSLCSVENSSLDTWSGMAPNCSRGVVREEGECSTDHWSEGAEAGTSYAGSDIMVDAGAMQPLPFAENFTMAPSHFRPESIEEQMMFSMAVSLAEGHHGRTQAQGLAWL; encoded by the exons ATGGGGAACCGGATAGGCGGGCGGCGCAAGTCGGGGGTGGAGGAGCGGTTCACGCGGCCGCAGGGTCTCTACGACCACAAGGACATCGACCAGAAGAAGCTGCGCAAGctcatcctcgaggccaagctcgCGCCCTGCtacccgggcgccgacgacgccgCGCCCGGCGGAGGGGACCTCGAGGAGTGCCCCATCTGCTTCCTG TACTACCCAAGCCTCAACCGTTCAAAGTGTTGCTCAAAGGGGATATGTACAG AGTGTTTTCTTCAAATGAAACCAACTCATACTGCTCGACCTACACA GTGCCCATTCTGCAAAACGCCTAATTATGCTGTGGAGTATCGTGGTGTGAAAACAAAGGAGGAAAGGAGCATAGAGCAGTTT GAAGAACAGAAAGTCATAGAAGCACAGTTGAGGATGCGCCAAAAAGAACTCCAAGATGAAGAAGCTAAAATGAGAAGAAAACAGGGCAGGTGTTCTTCTAGCAGAACGGTAACACCAACAACAGAAGTTGAGTATCGAGATATTTGCAGCACATCCTTTTCAG TGCCATCATATCAATGTACTGAGCAAGGAAATGAATGCTGTTCATCTGAACCTTCATGCTCTAGCCAGGCTAACAGGCGGCCTTTCCATTCTAGACACAACCG TGATGATAATGTTGACATGAATCTGGAGAACATGATGGTTATGGAAGCAATTTGGCGTTCCATTCAG GAACAAGGACATCTAGTAAATCCTGTTTGTGGCAGCTACTTTCCTGTAATTGAGCCACCATCACGTGAAAGGCAGGCATTTCTTCCGGCTGCTCCTCTAGAAATGCCTCATCCAGGTGGATACTCTTGTGTTGCGGCTTTGGCTGAGCACCAGCCACCAAGCATGGATTTCTCTTACATGGCTGGCAGTAGCACATACCCAGTCTTTGACATGATCCGCCGACCGTGCAACATGTCTAGTGGAAGCTTGTGCAGCGTCGAGAACAGTTCACTAGACACCTGGAGCGGGATGGCACCAAATTGCAGCAGAGGAGTGGTAAGAGAGGAGGGAGAGTGCTCAACCGACCACTGGTCGGAGGGTGCGGAGGCGGGAACAAGCTATGCCGGATCGGACATCATGGTGGATGCAGGGGCCATGCAACCGCTGCCTTTCGCTGAGAATTTCACCATGGCTCCAAGCCACTTCCGCCCGGAGAGCATCGAGGAGCAGATGATGTTTTCCATGGCCGTGTCACTAGCAGAAGGTCATCATGGTAGGACGCAAGCGCAAGGTCTGGCATGGTTGTAA
- the LOC103628527 gene encoding uncharacterized protein, with product MAYQLLLYKSIEMHLSNTPIMDMNIIMQDTWLKGLGVALLLRRRKRKNPLSNFRMPKMGHNALISMRFMMQMMMLMMHSLKEMKMCFKEGLILCHEMKKSATAFGGQKLPEAETNSPKVTISLSKGWYAYQLPINLLSVLRIDSAILSVRFCPDGQTFPAQSNPNPHRPPLSRSTDAASSSPATPDSTSACSNRARSSVRKEMEEFQAAVRGGDSRGSAEAEGGAEQCDVLEVSNNTEIAAGEARKPDLTAKKAKLGESMASAR from the exons ATGGCTTACCAATTGCTATTGTACAAAAGTATTGAGATGCATCTTAGCAACACTCCTATCATGGatatgaacataatcatgcag GACACTTGGCTGAAGGGACTTGGAGTTGCACTTCTCTTGAGGCGTCGCAAGAGGAAGAACCCATTGAGCAACTTCAGGATGCCAAAGATGGGCCACAATGCTTTGATATCAATGCGGTTTATGATGcagatgatgatgttgatgatgcacTCACTGAAAGAAATGAAGATGTGCTTCAAGGAAGGGCTAATACTCTGTCATGAGATGAAGAAG TCTgcaacagcttttggtggccagaagctgccagaagccgaaacaaacagcccCAAAGTGACGATTTCTTTATCAAAAG GCTGGTATGCATATCAACTGCCGATTAACCTCCTGTCGGTATTGAGAATAGACAGTGCGATCCTGAGCGTCCGTTTCTGTCCAGACGGTCAAACATTTCCCGCCCAATCAAACCCAAACCCTCACCGGCCACCGCTCAGTCGCTCAACAGACGCCGCCTCCTCGTCGCCGGCGACCCCAG ATTCAACATCCGCATGCTCTAATCGGGCGCGCAGCTCGGTGAGGAAGGAGATGGAGGAGTTCCAGGCGGCGGTTCGAGGCGGAGACTCGCGAGGAAGTGCGGAGGCTGAGG GAGGTGCAGAGCAGTGCGATGTACTCGAAGTCTCGAACAACACAGAGATTGCTGCAGGAGAAGCTAGGAAGCCTGATCTGACTGCTAAGAAGGCAAAGCTGGGCGAGAGCATGGCTTCAGCCCGCTAG